One Candidatus Blochmannia vicinus DNA window includes the following coding sequences:
- a CDS encoding Sua5/YciO/YrdC/YwlC family protein — translation MTKILYSSNIKDLLAQLYRGKVIIYPTESVFGLGCDPDNKYAIHTLLKIKNRSWKKGLILIAANYTQLLKYIDDSCLNEEQRSRAFSILPRPTTWVFPAKINSPYWLTGQFSSLAVRISYFKPIQRLCLAFGKPLVSTSANLSGQPPARTITEVYKQFGSEISIMYEDVLGKHNPSEIRDIMTNKLIRR, via the coding sequence TTATATCGAGGAAAGGTGATTATTTATCCAACAGAATCAGTGTTTGGATTAGGATGTGACCCTGATAATAAGTATGCAATACATACTTTGCTAAAAATAAAAAATAGGTCATGGAAAAAAGGTTTAATTTTAATTGCTGCCAACTACACACAACTACTAAAATATATTGACGATAGCTGCTTAAATGAAGAACAACGGTCCCGAGCTTTTTCTATTTTGCCTAGACCGACAACGTGGGTATTTCCAGCAAAAATAAATAGCCCATATTGGCTGACAGGTCAATTTTCTTCCTTAGCGGTACGAATTAGTTATTTTAAGCCAATTCAACGTCTTTGTTTAGCTTTTGGAAAGCCTTTAGTGTCTACTAGCGCTAATCTATCTGGACAACCTCCTGCACGTACTATCACAGAGGTATACAAACAATTCGGAAGTGAAATATCCATTATGTATGAAGACGTACTTGGAAAACATAATCCTTCAGAAATTAGAGATATTATGACCAATAAATTAATTCGTAGATAA
- the aroE gene encoding shikimate dehydrogenase — protein MSAFAVFGNPIEHSKSAEIYALFANEIGIKKEYDLKLVSKNNFENLLYNFFKLDGLGANITTPFKEHAYFLCQKLTERAKTARSVNTIKKLNNKILLGDNTDGIGFISDLKRLNWINNNNHITAMTHHDNKSMKINILLIGAGGASKGILLALLTTVVECYIHIVNRTFHKAQTLVSYCHEIGYKNVSCMPLCELADNTNKYSLIVNATTSSMINTIPKIPPTIITPLTKCYDLFYQKQDTSFITWCKKHGSIHCSDGLGMLVEQAAHAFLLWHNLLPSVNPVLNHLRSTLYV, from the coding sequence ATGAGTGCTTTTGCTGTTTTTGGTAATCCAATCGAACATAGTAAATCAGCAGAAATTTATGCATTATTTGCAAATGAAATCGGAATTAAAAAAGAATATGACTTAAAATTAGTATCAAAAAATAATTTTGAGAATCTATTATATAATTTTTTTAAATTAGATGGATTAGGCGCAAATATTACCACTCCATTTAAAGAACATGCATACTTTCTGTGTCAGAAATTAACTGAACGCGCTAAAACAGCGCGTTCAGTTAATACAATTAAAAAACTAAACAATAAAATTTTACTAGGAGATAATACTGATGGTATTGGATTTATTAGTGATTTAAAACGTCTTAATTGGATAAACAACAACAATCATATCACTGCAATGACACATCACGACAATAAATCTATGAAAATAAATATTTTATTAATCGGTGCTGGAGGTGCTTCAAAAGGAATTCTTCTCGCATTATTAACCACGGTAGTAGAATGTTATATACATATAGTAAACAGAACATTCCATAAAGCCCAAACATTGGTATCTTATTGCCATGAAATAGGATATAAAAATGTATCATGTATGCCTTTATGTGAATTAGCTGACAATACTAATAAATATAGTTTAATTGTTAATGCTACAACTAGCAGCATGATCAATACCATTCCGAAAATACCGCCTACTATTATCACTCCTCTAACTAAATGTTACGATTTATTTTACCAAAAACAAGATACATCATTCATAACATGGTGTAAAAAACATGGATCAATCCACTGTTCAGATGGATTAGGTATGTTGGTAGAACAAGCGGCTCATGCATTTTTATTATGGCATAACTTACTTCCTTCTGTTAATCCTGTATTAAATCATTTAAGATCTACTCTTTATGTATAA
- the gloB gene encoding hydroxyacylglutathione hydrolase, whose protein sequence is MNIIRVSALNTNYIWILYNYRNECIVIDPGEAIEVLKILKRFQLVLRAILLTHNHLDHVNGVSILMQYFPKTIIYGPAETKNNSTHFLVSEGDDFVLLQKKFRVFHFPGHTLGHIGFYCMPWLFCGDTVFSAGCGTFCVGLAQKMYESFIKIRLFPSNTLIFSGHEYTLPNVNFAISILPHDRFIINYRNRVIKLREKNKSTVPTTVNLELKVNLFFRCNNVDVKRALNLSSDIKEKWQVFYELRKKKDLF, encoded by the coding sequence ATGAATATCATTAGAGTTTCAGCGTTAAATACTAATTATATTTGGATTCTATATAATTATAGAAATGAATGTATAGTTATTGATCCTGGAGAAGCAATAGAAGTATTAAAAATTTTAAAGAGATTTCAACTTGTATTACGGGCGATTTTATTAACTCATAATCATCTAGATCATGTTAATGGGGTGAGCATATTAATGCAATATTTTCCAAAAACAATTATTTATGGTCCTGCGGAAACTAAAAATAATAGCACTCATTTTTTAGTATCAGAGGGAGACGATTTTGTATTATTGCAAAAAAAATTTAGAGTATTTCATTTTCCTGGACATACATTAGGCCATATTGGGTTTTATTGCATGCCTTGGTTATTTTGTGGTGATACTGTATTTTCTGCAGGTTGTGGCACATTTTGTGTGGGACTGGCTCAAAAGATGTATGAGTCTTTTATAAAAATTAGATTGTTTCCTAGTAACACCTTAATTTTCAGTGGTCATGAATATACTTTACCTAATGTTAATTTTGCTATTTCTATATTACCTCATGATCGGTTTATTATTAATTATCGTAACAGGGTTATTAAATTACGTGAAAAGAATAAATCCACTGTACCAACAACGGTAAATTTAGAACTAAAAGTTAATCTTTTTTTTCGTTGTAATAATGTAGATGTAAAAAGGGCACTTAATTTATCGTCTGATATCAAAGAAAAATGGCAAGTTTTTTATGAATTGCGCAAAAAAAAAGATTTGTTTTAA
- the rnhA gene encoding ribonuclease HI → MYKKIEIFTDGSCLGNPGPGGCAAVLRYKQYKKEFSIGYRLTTNNRMELMAAIIALESLKNPCQIILNTDSQYLLHGITQWIHIWKKHHWKTAEEKLVKNIDLWQRLDIATQLHSIAQWNWLKSHTGHPDNERCDQLARLAAKCPLNEDFY, encoded by the coding sequence ATGTATAAAAAAATAGAAATTTTCACTGATGGATCATGTCTTGGTAATCCAGGCCCAGGCGGTTGTGCTGCTGTATTACGTTATAAACAATATAAGAAAGAGTTTAGCATTGGGTATCGTTTAACTACTAACAATCGTATGGAGTTAATGGCGGCTATTATTGCGTTAGAATCACTTAAAAATCCATGTCAAATTATTTTAAATACTGATAGTCAATATTTATTACATGGGATTACTCAATGGATTCATATATGGAAAAAACATCATTGGAAAACTGCTGAAGAAAAATTAGTAAAAAATATTGACTTATGGCAACGATTAGACATAGCGACACAACTGCATTCTATTGCGCAATGGAATTGGTTAAAAAGTCATACTGGACATCCAGATAACGAACGATGCGATCAATTAGCTCGATTAGCCGCTAAGTGTCCTCTAAATGAAGATTTTTATTAA
- the dnaQ gene encoding DNA polymerase III subunit epsilon has protein sequence MSADIIRQIVLDTETTGMNKFGLHYVDHRIIEIGAVEIINRHLTDNKFHVYLKPNRVVDIEAFQIHGISNQFLQDKPTFSEIINEFLLFIRDSELIIHNAPFDLGFLNQELQICNKNQKKIESYCTIIDSLKLARKKFPGQRNNLDALCERYSINNDKRRNLHSALIDARLLANVFLSMSGGQTKMEFMKITNMPNNKISNIMRLNNSIKHANTNRTSLKIIYADEQEKLAHEEYLDRIQKINKNCIWRNDNNTHK, from the coding sequence ATGAGCGCTGATATTATACGACAAATTGTTCTAGATACCGAAACTACTGGTATGAATAAATTCGGTCTTCATTACGTAGACCATAGAATTATTGAGATCGGTGCAGTAGAAATAATAAACCGTCATTTAACTGATAACAAATTTCATGTATATCTCAAACCAAATCGTGTGGTTGATATCGAAGCTTTTCAAATACATGGAATTAGCAATCAATTTTTACAGGATAAACCAACTTTTTCAGAAATAATAAATGAATTTTTACTGTTTATTAGGGATAGCGAATTAATTATTCACAATGCTCCATTCGATCTAGGTTTTCTTAATCAAGAGTTACAGATATGCAATAAAAACCAAAAAAAAATAGAATCTTATTGTACTATAATTGACAGTTTAAAATTAGCTCGCAAAAAATTTCCAGGACAACGTAACAATTTAGATGCATTATGCGAACGTTATTCTATTAATAATGATAAACGACGAAACCTACATAGCGCATTAATTGATGCACGACTTTTAGCCAATGTATTTTTGTCCATGAGCGGAGGACAAACAAAAATGGAATTTATGAAAATAACAAATATGCCAAATAACAAAATTAGTAATATAATGAGATTAAATAACAGCATAAAACATGCTAATACTAATAGAACATCATTAAAAATTATTTATGCTGATGAACAAGAAAAATTAGCTCATGAAGAATATTTAGATCGTATACAGAAAATAAACAAAAACTGTATATGGCGCAACGATAATAATACACACAAATAA
- the lpcA gene encoding D-sedoheptulose 7-phosphate isomerase — protein sequence MYHDLICNEFNATIKMMKIFIHEKHNIHAVESAAKLIANTFKTGGKVLSCGNGGSHCNAMHFSEELTGRYRNNRVGYAAIAISDPSYLSCVSNDFGYEYVFSRYIESIGNKKDLLFAISTSGKSTNVLYAIEAAHKKNMKTIFLTGEKKEHELSNSIDIEICVPYLSYFDHIQEIHIKIIHLLILITEKEMISVS from the coding sequence ATGTATCATGATTTAATTTGCAACGAATTTAATGCAACTATAAAAATGATGAAGATTTTTATTCATGAAAAACATAATATTCATGCGGTAGAATCTGCTGCAAAACTTATTGCTAATACTTTCAAAACAGGAGGAAAAGTATTATCTTGTGGAAATGGTGGTTCACACTGTAATGCTATGCACTTTTCAGAAGAATTAACCGGACGTTATAGAAATAATCGAGTAGGCTATGCAGCTATAGCGATTTCTGATCCATCATATCTATCATGCGTCAGTAACGACTTTGGTTATGAATATGTGTTCTCTCGCTATATTGAATCTATTGGAAATAAAAAAGATTTACTATTTGCCATCTCTACTTCTGGTAAATCAACTAATGTTTTATATGCTATAGAAGCAGCGCATAAAAAAAACATGAAAACAATTTTTTTGACTGGAGAAAAAAAAGAACATGAGTTATCCAATTCTATAGATATAGAAATTTGCGTACCATACCTAAGTTATTTTGATCATATTCAAGAAATTCATATCAAAATCATTCATTTACTCATTCTCATTACAGAAAAAGAAATGATATCTGTTTCTTAA
- a CDS encoding peroxiredoxin C — protein sequence MVLVSRGAPDFTASAVLGSGEIIDNFNLLDYIDKKEAIVFFWPMDFTFVCPSELIACDKRYIEFQKRNVEVIGVSIDSVFVHSAWRKIPISQGGIGSLQYTMVSDVKHEIIKKYGIEHLDKGVALRASFLIDKLGVIRHQVVNDLPFGRNFDEMIRMVDALQFHEIHGLLCPAQWSENKEGLEASQQGVINYLIGNFSQL from the coding sequence ATGGTATTGGTTAGTCGTGGTGCCCCAGATTTCACTGCTTCTGCAGTATTAGGAAGCGGTGAAATTATAGATAATTTTAATTTATTAGATTATATTGATAAAAAGGAAGCAATAGTGTTTTTTTGGCCTATGGATTTTACTTTTGTTTGCCCATCAGAATTAATTGCTTGTGATAAACGTTATATTGAGTTTCAGAAACGGAATGTAGAAGTTATTGGAGTTTCTATAGATTCAGTTTTTGTACACAGTGCTTGGAGAAAAATCCCTATAAGCCAGGGAGGGATTGGATCGTTGCAGTATACTATGGTTTCTGATGTAAAACACGAAATTATAAAAAAATACGGTATTGAACATTTAGATAAAGGAGTTGCTTTACGTGCTTCTTTTCTAATAGATAAATTAGGAGTTATACGACATCAGGTGGTGAACGATTTGCCATTTGGTAGAAATTTTGACGAGATGATTCGTATGGTAGATGCATTACAGTTCCATGAGATTCATGGTCTTTTATGTCCCGCGCAATGGAGTGAAAATAAAGAGGGATTGGAAGCATCTCAGCAGGGAGTAATTAATTATCTTATTGGTAATTTTTCTCAATTGTAA
- the tgt gene encoding tRNA guanosine(34) transglycosylase Tgt → MTFQLLQTDGYARLGRLICNRGIVDTPAFMPVGTCGSIKTLTSEEIKESGTQIILSNTFHLWLRPGSNIIKLHGNLHKFMNWMGPIITDSGGFQIFSLSKIRMITKEGVYFKSPIDGHLVFLTPEKSIEIQHDLQSDIVMIFDECTSYPNTWDYIKKSVDLSLHWAERSRLRFDALNNSNMLFAIIQGGMYEHFRDISAKELINIGFDGYAIGGLSVGEPKKEMYRILSHICKIIPKNKPRYLMGAGKPEDLLEAVRQGIDMFDCVIPTRNARNGYLFVSDGIIKIRNTQYKNDTTPVDKNCNCYTCRYYSRSYLHHLDRCKEILGVRLNTIHNLRYYQNLMEELRQAIKMKSLKNFIDIFYRRTNRI, encoded by the coding sequence GTGACATTTCAATTATTACAAACAGATGGCTACGCTCGACTTGGTAGACTTATTTGTAACCGAGGAATAGTGGATACGCCTGCCTTTATGCCCGTAGGAACCTGTGGATCTATAAAAACATTAACTTCAGAGGAAATTAAAGAAAGCGGAACACAAATTATTTTAAGTAACACTTTTCATTTATGGTTACGTCCCGGCTCAAATATCATAAAATTACATGGTAACTTACATAAATTTATGAATTGGATGGGCCCTATAATTACAGATTCAGGAGGATTTCAAATATTTAGTTTAAGTAAAATACGTATGATTACAAAAGAAGGAGTATACTTTAAGAGCCCTATCGACGGGCATCTTGTATTTTTAACTCCAGAAAAATCTATAGAAATTCAACATGATTTACAATCTGATATAGTTATGATATTTGATGAATGCACATCTTATCCTAATACTTGGGATTACATAAAAAAATCAGTAGACCTATCTTTACACTGGGCTGAACGCAGTCGTTTGCGTTTTGATGCGTTAAATAATTCAAATATGTTGTTTGCAATCATTCAAGGAGGGATGTATGAACACTTCAGAGATATATCAGCAAAAGAATTAATAAATATCGGTTTTGATGGATACGCAATAGGAGGGTTATCAGTAGGTGAACCCAAAAAAGAAATGTATCGTATTTTATCTCACATATGTAAAATAATTCCTAAAAATAAACCACGTTACTTAATGGGTGCTGGTAAGCCAGAAGACTTGCTAGAAGCTGTACGGCAGGGCATTGATATGTTCGATTGTGTTATACCAACTCGTAATGCTCGTAATGGATATTTATTTGTTTCTGATGGAATAATTAAAATTCGTAATACACAATATAAAAACGATACTACTCCGGTAGATAAGAACTGTAATTGTTATACTTGCCGATATTATAGTCGTTCGTATCTGCATCATTTAGATCGTTGTAAAGAAATCCTTGGTGTACGTTTAAACACCATTCACAACTTACGATATTACCAGAATTTAATGGAGGAATTACGCCAAGCCATAAAAATGAAATCATTAAAAAATTTTATTGATATCTTTTATCGGCGCACTAATCGTATTTAG